One genomic region from Panthera tigris isolate Pti1 chromosome D1, P.tigris_Pti1_mat1.1, whole genome shotgun sequence encodes:
- the MRGPRG gene encoding LOW QUALITY PROTEIN: mas-related G-protein coupled receptor member G (The sequence of the model RefSeq protein was modified relative to this genomic sequence to represent the inferred CDS: inserted 5 bases in 3 codons; deleted 2 bases in 1 codon), whose product MTPASWGGAPGLPRGDANTNVCASFQGLMLGLWRTSNSALLDLTLAVGLGGLVGGGLVLWHLGFRVRKGPLSVYVLRPAAADSLFLCCQLGFSTVQAALGSRDNLSFAGFSVGPGLLAASAPNSCLSHVFPTCCPGCRPRHTLGIVCGLVWALSPPAMLRPANACGPLRPAPXPLTCVRYHAASVTWLLSPACAGEPGAXFLWVNCCSQHPRPKLWGFAPGSGLFFCGLPLVFWSLWPLLNLLRPLFGPLATLXRHTKPFICFTAGQQPGKRQPLCVVLQRSLREEAVRGARGQSLPQYRASI is encoded by the exons ATGACCCCTGCCTCCTGGGGCGGTGCCCCTGGCCTCCCTCGGGGCGATGCCAACACCAATGTCTGTGCCTCCTTCCAGGGCCTGATGCTCGGGCTCTGGAGAACCTCCAACAGCGCGCTTCTCGACCTCACTCTGGCCGTCGGCCTCggagggctggtggggggcgggCTTGTCCTCTGGCACCTCGGCTTCCGCGTCAGGAAGGGCCCCCTCTCCGTCTACGTCCTCCGCCCGGCCGCCGCGGACAGCCTGTTCCTCTGCTGCCAGCTGGGCTTCTCCACCGTCCAGGCCGCCCTGGGCTCCCGGGACAACCTGTCCTTCGCGGGCTTCTCCGTGGGGCCGGGGCTGCTGGCGGCCTCGGCACCGAAT AGCTGCCTGTCCCACGTCTTCCCCACCTGCTGCCCCGGCTGCCGGCCCAGACACACCTTGGGCATCGTCTGCGGCCTCGTCTGGGCCCTGAGCCCGCCGGCCATGCTGCGGCCTGCCAACGCCTGCGGCCCGCTGCGGCCCGCAC GACCCCTGACCTGCGTGCGGTACCACGCGGCCAGCGTCACGTGGCTGCTGTCCCCGGCCTGCGCGGGGGAGCCCGGCGC CTTCCTCTGGGTGAACTGCTGCTCCCAGCACCCGCGGCCCAAGCTGTGGGGCTTCGCTCCTGGCTCCGGGCTCTTCTTTTGCGGCCTCCCGCTGGTCTTCTGGAGCCTGTGGCCCCTCCTCAACCTCCTGCGGCCCCTGTTCGGCCCGCTGGCCACCCT CCGCCACACCAAGCCCTTCATCTGCTTCACCGCAGGCCAGCAGCCGGGCAAACGCCAGCCGCTGTGCGTGGTTCTGCAGAGGTCCCTGAGGGAGGAGGCCGTGCGGGGGGCCAGGGGCCAGTCTCTGCCTCAATATAGGGCCTCAATATAG